From Balneola sp. MJW-20:
TGAAGGCGGGGTGGTAATCGATACCACCGGCACGGTGACTCCTCCCGATTCCACTAATCAGAATATTCCCAATAATTAATCGAATGAATTTCAATTTACCGGTACTTGCTCCCTCCATTTTAGCAGCAGACTTCTCACAACTTGGAAATGATATTGAGCAGTGTACCGATGCTGGAATTGACTGGATCCACTGTGATATCATGGATGGCCATTTTGTACCGAATATCAGCTACGGTCCAGCAATTGTAAAAGCTGCAGCTGAATCAGCACCGGAAGCCTTCATGGATGTTCACCTCATGATCGAGGACCCGGATAAGTATGTAGGAGATTATGTGGATGCGGGTGCAGACCTGATTACCGTTCATTACGAAGCCTGTCCTCACCTGCACCGATCACTTCAGAATATCAAAAAATATGGTTTAATGGCCGGCGTCGCTGTGAACCCCGCTACGAGTCTTCATAACCTGGAGCCTGTACTAGAGTATGCCGACCTGATCCTGATCATGAGTGTTAACCCCGGATTTGGTGGGCAAAGCTTTATTGAGAGCTCTTATGATCGTTTGCAGGAAATGGCGCGACTAAAAGAAGAAAAAGGGTATTCTTACCTTATCGAAGTGGATGGCGGAGTTGGCCTGAAAAATATTGAGCAGGTTCGTGAATCAGGTGCTGAGATACTGGTTGCCGGCAGCTCGGTCTTCAAAGCTGAGAATATAGGAAACAGAGTGAAAGAGCTCCTCTCTAAGCTCTGACGCATCATTTCTGCTTAATATTTCATATCTTAAGGAATAATTTGAATACAAAATTCCTGAGACCATAGAAGACGAGAGAACTCTTACAGAACACTCCATTTCGCTCGACAATATTGATCCTGTTACCATTTTTGGCATCCATGATCATAACCTGAACGAACTGGATAAAGCCTTTCCTGAAACTAAGTTCAATGCACGCGGAGAGCGTATCAAAATAACAGGTCCCGCTGAGGAGGCTTTACTGGCCAAACAGGTTGTGGAAGGGATGATCGATGTAGCGGAAAGGAAAAAGAAAGTCAGCGATCAGGATGTAAAGACACTGATCGCACTGAAGACCGGTGAGGCTTATGCCACACGTAAACAACCGATCGACCTGGACTCAAGAGACGGGGACCTGATCATTCACACCCATTCCGGAGAACCTATCCTGGCTAAAACTCCGGGACAAAAAAGAATTGTAGAGTCTTCATCCACACATGACATTGTATTTGCAATCGGTCCGGCCGGTACCGGTAAAACGTATACTTCCGTTGCCCTGGCAGTAAAAGCCCTTAAAGAACGCAAGGTTAAAAAGATCATCCTGGCCCGACCTGCGGTTGAAGCCGGAGAAAATCTTGGTTTCCTGCCCGGTGATCTTAAAGAAAAGATCGACCCTTATCTCCGGCCATTATATGACGCTCTGGAAGATATGATCGAGCATGATCGACTGGACCTGCATCTGACCAAGAATGTGATCGAGATCGCTCCCCTGGCTTATATGAGGGGACGAACGCTGAACAACGCTTTTGTTATTCTGGATGAGGCTCAGAATGCTACTAATACTCAGATGAAGATGTTCCTGACCCGTATTGGCTTCAATAGCCGGGCGATCATCACCGGAGATATTACACAGACCGACCTGCCCAGAAAACAACAGTCCGGTCTGATCTCCATTCAAGAGATCCTGAAGCCGGTAAAAGGAATCGACTTTGTTTACCTGGGAGAAGAAGACGTAGTCCGGCATCGACTTGTCAGGGATATCATTAATGCCTACGAGAAATTTGAAAACAAAGAAGACTAAGCGTAGCGAATACCGCCATCTATAATATTTAATTTTAATTCTCGAAGGCTGGTATTTTTAGTGACTCAGCTTTCAGTTAATAAATAAAATGCCTTCAAATAAACCCGAGACTTATTCCGCAGCCCTGTATGAAGGTACTTTTTCCGTTGGACTGGATAAGAAATTCAATCGTATTTCAAGAGAGGATAAACCGGCTAAAGGTGCGCTTAAGATCTCATTGAATCCATTTCTCGTTCACACTCCCGACCATAAGATGTTATTTGATTGCGGGATCGGAGAATTTGGCGAAGATACCGGGCCGGAATACATTCGAAAAAACCTGGACGACCACGGCCTGACCGAATTTGATATCACGGATGTGTTTGCGAGTCACCTGCACTATGATCATATCGGAGGACTTGCTAATAAGGAGAACGGGTACTGGGAGCTTACTTTTCCCGACGCAAAGATCTGGGTATCCAAAGCCGGGTGGGAAAAAGTCATGGCTAAAGAGGTTTGGTATGATGACGAAAAAACCGAATTCATTCATTTCATTGATGCCAAAGCAGACCTCCATTTTCTTTCAGCTGAAGATCAACCCTACCCTTTTATGAGCGTCGAAAAAATTGGCGGACATACTGAGTTTCATCAGGTTCTCCTTTTTAATGATGGACAGCATAAATACATGCAGGCAGGCGATGTAATAGCGACACGCAGCCAGGTCAACCGAAAATTTGCTGCGAAATATGATTTTGACCCGGAAACTAGTCAGAAACAGCGCGAAAGGCTCGCCCGACTTGCTTATGAAGAGGGCTATATTATTTTAGGTTATCACGACGACAGTACTCCAATATTCAGCCTGACCGATTTTGATGAGAAGACCGGTTATGCAACAAATCCTATGGACCCGGATGGTAATTCCTGATCATATTTCTGAGATCAAATTATTTCTGCAGAACCGGAATGAAGCTTCAGCACCCGATGCTGTGATCATCCTCGGTTCCGGTCTGGGTAGTTTTGGAAAGCAGCTGTCCGGACTCAGATCTATACCCTATACCGATATCCCCCATTTTCCCAACTCTACCGTGGCCGGGCATGACGGTAAGCTTTTATTCGGGGAGATCGACGGAAAGAAGATCATGGCCTTTTCAGGCCGATTTCACCATTACGAGGGATATCCGTTAGCTAGAACCGTACTTCCGGTACAGC
This genomic window contains:
- the rpe gene encoding ribulose-phosphate 3-epimerase, whose protein sequence is MNFNLPVLAPSILAADFSQLGNDIEQCTDAGIDWIHCDIMDGHFVPNISYGPAIVKAAAESAPEAFMDVHLMIEDPDKYVGDYVDAGADLITVHYEACPHLHRSLQNIKKYGLMAGVAVNPATSLHNLEPVLEYADLILIMSVNPGFGGQSFIESSYDRLQEMARLKEEKGYSYLIEVDGGVGLKNIEQVRESGAEILVAGSSVFKAENIGNRVKELLSKL
- a CDS encoding PhoH family protein, coding for MIDVAERKKKVSDQDVKTLIALKTGEAYATRKQPIDLDSRDGDLIIHTHSGEPILAKTPGQKRIVESSSTHDIVFAIGPAGTGKTYTSVALAVKALKERKVKKIILARPAVEAGENLGFLPGDLKEKIDPYLRPLYDALEDMIEHDRLDLHLTKNVIEIAPLAYMRGRTLNNAFVILDEAQNATNTQMKMFLTRIGFNSRAIITGDITQTDLPRKQQSGLISIQEILKPVKGIDFVYLGEEDVVRHRLVRDIINAYEKFENKED
- a CDS encoding MBL fold metallo-hydrolase yields the protein MPSNKPETYSAALYEGTFSVGLDKKFNRISREDKPAKGALKISLNPFLVHTPDHKMLFDCGIGEFGEDTGPEYIRKNLDDHGLTEFDITDVFASHLHYDHIGGLANKENGYWELTFPDAKIWVSKAGWEKVMAKEVWYDDEKTEFIHFIDAKADLHFLSAEDQPYPFMSVEKIGGHTEFHQVLLFNDGQHKYMQAGDVIATRSQVNRKFAAKYDFDPETSQKQRERLARLAYEEGYIILGYHDDSTPIFSLTDFDEKTGYATNPMDPDGNS